In a genomic window of Paraburkholderia phenazinium:
- a CDS encoding helix-turn-helix domain-containing protein, whose product MKPQYERVTIPDGCSVRVYHRQLAQIPFEWHHHPEYELTLTMNSRGRRFVGDHIADYAGDDLVLVPPDMPHTWASSDPIDSESPQVAIVVWFSGDWARRMADCCPEFALLRKLLRRGAPGLHFGRDATASVRAKVHGLLDAEPRVRLAAVLEILAQLAEAGAEPLASPSAHLKAAPRAGSREIGVGSVRGLGDEAGDGTTPRPRNASSTAFRAGGTASEAERLNRVLDLLDRRFSEPLRIAELCAVANLSERSLHRHFVRHVGESVGRHLTRLRISYATRQLTDTTWPISVIAVRAGIPNLANFNRLFLSARGMTPRAYRGFFETHGHAPQAVAQPGLQTRPPSLEQVKVKAKTRPGMRSS is encoded by the coding sequence ATGAAACCCCAATACGAACGCGTCACGATCCCCGACGGCTGCTCAGTGCGCGTGTATCACCGCCAGCTCGCGCAGATTCCGTTCGAATGGCACCACCACCCCGAATACGAACTGACGCTGACGATGAATAGCCGCGGCCGTCGTTTCGTGGGCGACCATATCGCCGATTACGCGGGCGACGATCTGGTGCTGGTGCCGCCGGACATGCCGCACACGTGGGCGTCGTCTGACCCGATCGATTCTGAGTCGCCTCAGGTGGCGATCGTGGTGTGGTTCAGCGGTGATTGGGCGAGGCGAATGGCCGATTGCTGTCCTGAGTTCGCGCTGCTGCGCAAGCTGTTGCGGCGTGGCGCGCCCGGACTGCACTTTGGTCGGGACGCCACTGCGTCGGTGCGTGCGAAGGTCCACGGACTGCTGGATGCGGAACCGCGGGTGCGGCTGGCGGCCGTGCTGGAGATTTTGGCGCAACTGGCCGAGGCGGGGGCGGAACCGCTAGCGTCTCCGTCGGCGCATTTGAAGGCTGCCCCGCGCGCCGGGTCGCGCGAGATCGGCGTTGGCTCTGTGCGTGGCCTCGGCGACGAAGCGGGGGACGGCACGACGCCCCGACCACGCAACGCCTCCTCCACGGCGTTTAGGGCGGGCGGCACGGCCTCCGAAGCGGAGCGCCTGAATCGTGTACTCGATTTGCTCGACCGGCGCTTTAGCGAGCCATTGCGGATCGCAGAGTTGTGCGCGGTTGCGAATCTGTCGGAACGCTCATTGCATCGGCATTTTGTGCGTCACGTCGGCGAAAGCGTCGGCCGGCATCTGACAAGGCTGCGCATCAGCTATGCAACGCGGCAACTGACCGATACGACGTGGCCGATTTCAGTCATCGCCGTCAGAGCCGGGATTCCCAATCTCGCCAATTTCAATCGTCTGTTTTTGTCGGCGCGCGGGATGACGCCTAGAGCGTATCGCGGCTTCTTCGAAACCCATGGGCATGCGCCGCAGGCCGTCGCTCAGCCGGGGTTGCAAACGAGACCACCGTCGTTGGAGCAGGTGAAGGTGAAGGCGAAGACGCGCCCCGGAATGCGATCCAGCTAG
- a CDS encoding DUF1479 domain-containing protein: MPLIIDDLPEAIRTTKRALRAALPNYAQVFREVEGAIRQQVDAIHRDRNMQHDAIPVFGYKSIVSNDVDQRTIEQIKTRGACVVRRVFDPGQASDWNDEIAHYVERNNLDDKLAHRAEDKYFGSLSSSKPQIYGVYWSKPQVAARQSEPLTHTRVFLNRLWRAESEGRQHFDPQRVPAYADRVRRRPPGSESLGLSPHVDGGSVERWLDPNFRQVFRHVLSGNWRAYDPFDAAFRPDVQEIPSPAVCSMFRTFQGWTALTPQGPGDGTLQLIPIANAMAYVVLRALQDDVPEDELCGAQPARALSIKPEWHSLLLEAVTPIPHMQPGDAVFWHSDVVHSVEDVHRGSGYSNVMYIASAPWCAKNEAYLKRQLPSFLRGESPPDFPADHFETDFVGRAQESDLTALGRTQLGFAAGQDFE, translated from the coding sequence ATGCCGCTGATCATCGACGACCTGCCCGAGGCGATCCGTACGACCAAACGCGCCCTGCGCGCCGCGTTGCCGAACTACGCGCAGGTGTTTCGCGAAGTCGAAGGTGCAATCAGGCAGCAGGTCGACGCCATCCACCGCGATCGCAACATGCAGCACGATGCGATTCCCGTGTTCGGCTACAAGTCGATTGTCTCCAACGACGTGGATCAGCGAACCATCGAACAGATCAAAACGCGCGGCGCATGTGTGGTGCGACGTGTGTTCGATCCGGGCCAGGCGAGCGACTGGAACGATGAAATCGCGCACTACGTGGAGCGGAACAACCTCGACGACAAGCTCGCGCATCGCGCGGAGGACAAGTATTTCGGCAGCCTGTCCTCGAGCAAGCCGCAAATCTACGGTGTGTACTGGTCGAAGCCACAGGTCGCCGCACGGCAGTCCGAGCCGCTGACCCACACACGCGTGTTTCTGAACCGCCTGTGGCGCGCAGAAAGCGAAGGACGCCAGCATTTCGATCCGCAGCGCGTGCCTGCCTACGCGGACCGCGTTCGCCGTCGGCCGCCGGGTTCGGAGTCGCTTGGTTTGTCGCCGCATGTGGACGGCGGTTCGGTCGAGCGCTGGCTCGATCCGAATTTCCGCCAGGTGTTTCGTCATGTGCTGTCGGGCAACTGGCGCGCCTACGATCCGTTCGACGCCGCCTTCCGTCCCGATGTGCAGGAAATTCCCTCGCCCGCCGTGTGCTCGATGTTCCGCACGTTTCAGGGCTGGACGGCGCTCACGCCGCAAGGCCCGGGCGACGGCACGCTGCAATTGATCCCTATCGCGAACGCCATGGCCTATGTGGTGCTGCGCGCGCTGCAAGACGACGTCCCTGAAGACGAACTGTGCGGTGCACAACCGGCGCGTGCGTTGTCGATCAAACCTGAATGGCACAGCCTGTTGCTGGAAGCCGTCACGCCGATTCCGCACATGCAGCCCGGAGATGCCGTGTTCTGGCACAGCGACGTTGTGCATTCGGTGGAAGACGTGCATCGCGGCAGCGGCTACAGCAATGTGATGTACATCGCGTCCGCGCCGTGGTGTGCGAAGAACGAAGCTTACTTAAAGCGGCAATTGCCAAGCTTCCTGCGCGGCGAGAGCCCGCCGGATTTTCCTGCGGATCACTTTGAAACGGACTTCGTGGGACGCGCGCAGGAGAGCGATTTGACGGCGTTGGGGCGTACGCAACTTGGCTTTGCAGCGGGCCAGGATTTCGAATGA
- the sdhD gene encoding succinate dehydrogenase, hydrophobic membrane anchor protein — MAANNRIGPKRLVVGAHYGLRDWLAQRITATIMAIYTIILLVWFFGAQDFSYDGWASIFATQWMKLATFVTLLSLFYHAWVGIRDIWMDYIKPVGVRLTLQALTIVWLLACAGYAAQILWRV, encoded by the coding sequence ATGGCAGCTAACAACCGAATCGGCCCGAAGCGTCTCGTCGTCGGCGCGCACTACGGTCTGCGCGACTGGCTCGCACAGCGCATCACCGCCACCATCATGGCGATCTACACGATCATCCTGCTCGTGTGGTTCTTCGGCGCACAAGATTTCTCGTATGACGGCTGGGCGTCGATCTTCGCGACGCAATGGATGAAGCTCGCCACCTTCGTGACGCTGCTGTCCCTGTTCTACCACGCGTGGGTGGGTATTCGCGACATCTGGATGGACTACATCAAGCCCGTCGGTGTGCGCCTCACCCTTCAGGCCCTGACGATCGTCTGGCTGCTGGCGTGTGCCGGCTACGCTGCGCAGATTCTCTGGAGAGTATAA
- a CDS encoding succinate dehydrogenase iron-sulfur subunit — MAKRTFEIYRYDPDKDAAPRMQSYEIEIDSHERMLLDALLKLKAVDETLSFRRSCREGVCGSDAMNINGKNGLACLTNMNDLPQKIVLRPLPGLPVVRDLICDFTQFFNQYHSIKPYLINDTPPPEKERLQSPEEREELDGLYECILCASCSTSCPSFWWNPDKFVGPAGLLQAYRFIADSRDEATGERLDNLEDPYRLFRCHTIMNCVDVCPKGLNPTKAIGKIKELMVRRAV; from the coding sequence ATGGCCAAGCGTACATTTGAAATCTACCGCTACGATCCGGACAAGGACGCAGCACCGCGCATGCAATCGTACGAGATCGAAATCGACTCGCACGAACGTATGCTGCTCGACGCGCTGCTCAAGCTGAAAGCAGTGGATGAAACGCTGTCGTTCCGTCGCTCGTGCCGTGAAGGCGTGTGCGGTTCGGACGCAATGAACATCAACGGCAAGAACGGTCTGGCGTGCCTGACCAACATGAACGACCTGCCGCAGAAGATCGTGCTGCGTCCGCTGCCGGGCCTGCCCGTCGTGCGCGACCTGATCTGCGACTTCACGCAGTTCTTCAACCAGTATCACTCGATCAAGCCGTACCTGATCAACGATACGCCGCCGCCGGAAAAGGAACGTCTGCAGTCGCCGGAAGAACGCGAAGAGCTGGACGGCCTGTACGAGTGCATCTTGTGCGCAAGCTGCTCGACGTCGTGCCCGAGCTTCTGGTGGAATCCGGACAAGTTCGTCGGTCCGGCAGGCCTGCTGCAAGCCTATCGCTTCATCGCGGATAGCCGCGACGAAGCGACCGGCGAACGTCTCGACAACCTGGAAGACCCGTACCGTCTGTTCCGTTGCCATACGATCATGAACTGCGTCGATGTGTGCCCGAAGGGCCTCAACCCGACGAAGGCGATCGGCAAGATCAAGGAATTGATGGTTCGCCGTGCAGTCTGA
- the sdhA gene encoding succinate dehydrogenase flavoprotein subunit, producing the protein MAAIKNSLPRRKFDVVIVGAGGSGMRASLQLARAGLSVCVLSKVFPTRSHTVAAQGGIGASLGNMSEDNWHYHFYDTIKGSDWLGDQDAIEFMCREAPNAVYELEHMGMPFDRNADGTIYQRPFGGHTANYGEKPVQRACAAADRTGHALLHTLYQQNVAAKTQFFVEWMALDLIRDAEGDVLGVTALEMETGDVYILEGKTTLFATGGAGRIFAASTNAFINTGDGLGMAARSGIALQDMEFWQFHPTGVAGAGVLITEGVRGEGGILRNSNGERFMERYAPTLKDLAPRDFVSRSMDQEIKEGRGVGPNKDHVLLDLSHIGAETIMKRLPSIREIALKFANVDCIKEPIPVVPTIHYQMGGIPTNIHGQVVGTSKGHEDPVNGFYAVGECSCVSVHGANRLGTNSLLDLVVFGRAAGNHIVKHVKEIKDHKPLPADAADFALSRLDKLDKSSSGEYTQNVANDIRATMQAHAGVFRTSKLLAEGVERIREVAERVDNIHLKDKSKVFNTARVEALELANLIEVARATMVSAEARKESRGAHAQDDFEHRDDENWLRHTLWFSEGDRLDYKPVHMQPLTVESVPPKARTF; encoded by the coding sequence ATGGCTGCAATCAAGAATTCTCTGCCGCGTCGCAAGTTTGACGTGGTTATCGTCGGCGCAGGCGGCTCGGGAATGCGCGCCTCGCTGCAACTCGCGCGCGCCGGTCTGTCGGTTTGCGTGCTGTCCAAGGTGTTCCCCACGCGTTCGCACACAGTGGCGGCTCAGGGCGGCATCGGCGCTTCGCTCGGCAACATGAGCGAAGACAACTGGCACTATCACTTCTACGACACGATCAAGGGTTCCGACTGGCTCGGCGACCAGGACGCGATCGAGTTCATGTGCCGCGAAGCACCGAACGCCGTCTACGAACTGGAACACATGGGCATGCCGTTCGACCGCAATGCGGACGGCACGATCTATCAGCGCCCGTTCGGCGGCCACACGGCCAACTACGGCGAAAAGCCGGTGCAACGCGCTTGCGCGGCTGCTGACCGGACCGGTCACGCGCTGCTGCACACGCTGTACCAGCAGAACGTTGCAGCGAAGACGCAGTTCTTCGTCGAATGGATGGCGCTGGACCTGATCCGCGACGCCGAAGGCGACGTACTCGGCGTGACCGCGCTGGAAATGGAAACGGGCGACGTCTACATCCTCGAAGGCAAGACCACGCTGTTCGCTACGGGCGGCGCAGGCCGGATCTTCGCAGCTTCCACCAACGCGTTCATCAACACTGGTGACGGCCTGGGCATGGCTGCGCGTTCGGGTATCGCACTGCAAGACATGGAATTCTGGCAATTCCACCCCACCGGCGTGGCCGGCGCGGGCGTGCTGATTACCGAAGGTGTGCGCGGCGAAGGCGGCATTCTGCGTAACTCGAACGGCGAGCGTTTCATGGAACGCTACGCGCCTACCTTGAAGGATCTGGCGCCGCGCGACTTCGTTTCGCGTTCGATGGACCAGGAAATCAAGGAAGGCCGCGGCGTAGGTCCGAACAAGGATCACGTGCTGCTCGACCTGTCGCACATCGGCGCCGAGACGATCATGAAGCGTCTGCCGTCGATCCGCGAAATCGCACTGAAGTTCGCGAACGTCGATTGCATTAAAGAGCCGATCCCGGTTGTGCCGACCATCCACTATCAGATGGGCGGTATTCCTACGAACATTCACGGCCAGGTGGTGGGCACGTCGAAGGGTCACGAAGATCCGGTCAACGGCTTCTACGCGGTCGGCGAATGCTCGTGCGTGTCGGTCCACGGCGCGAACCGCCTAGGCACGAACTCGCTGCTCGACCTGGTGGTGTTCGGCCGCGCGGCCGGCAACCACATCGTCAAGCACGTGAAGGAAATCAAGGATCACAAGCCGCTGCCGGCCGATGCGGCTGACTTCGCGCTGTCGCGTCTGGACAAGCTGGACAAGTCCTCGTCGGGCGAATACACGCAGAACGTCGCGAACGACATCCGCGCCACGATGCAGGCGCACGCCGGCGTGTTCCGTACCTCGAAGCTGCTGGCTGAAGGTGTGGAGCGCATCCGCGAAGTGGCTGAGCGCGTCGACAACATCCATCTGAAGGACAAGTCGAAGGTCTTCAACACGGCACGTGTCGAAGCGCTGGAACTGGCGAACCTGATCGAAGTGGCACGCGCCACGATGGTGTCGGCAGAAGCGCGTAAGGAAAGCCGTGGTGCGCACGCACAAGACGACTTCGAACATCGTGACGACGAAAACTGGCTGCGCCATACGCTGTGGTTCAGCGAAGGCGATCGCCTCGACTACAAGCCGGTTCACATGCAACCGCTGACCGTCGAATCGGTGCCGCCGAAAGCGCGTACCTTCTAA
- the leuB gene encoding 3-isopropylmalate dehydrogenase, with protein MKIAVLPGDGIGPEIVKEAVKVLNVLGEKFELEEAPVGGAGYEAKGHPLPDSTLALVKEADAILFGAVGDWKYDSLERALRPEQAILGLRKHLQLFANFRPAICYPQLTAASSLKPEIVSGLDILIVRELNGDIYFGTPRGVREAPDGLFAGAKEGFDTMRYSEPEVRRIAHVAFQAAQKRSKKVTSVDKANVLETSQFWRDIMIDVSKEYADVELSHMYVDNAAMQLVKAPKSFDVVVTGNLFGDILSDQAAMLTGSIGMLPSASLDKNNKGLYEPSHGSAPDIAGKGVANPLATILSAAMMLRFSLNKAEQADRIETAVKKVLEQGLRTGDILTPGCQQVGTVAMGDAVVAAL; from the coding sequence ATGAAGATCGCAGTGTTGCCCGGCGACGGCATCGGTCCGGAAATCGTCAAGGAAGCCGTCAAGGTTCTGAATGTGCTCGGCGAAAAGTTCGAGCTCGAAGAGGCGCCCGTCGGTGGCGCGGGTTATGAGGCGAAGGGTCATCCGCTGCCCGATTCGACGCTCGCATTGGTGAAAGAAGCCGATGCGATCCTGTTCGGCGCCGTCGGCGACTGGAAGTACGATTCGCTCGAACGCGCCCTGCGTCCTGAACAGGCCATTCTGGGTCTGCGCAAGCACCTGCAACTGTTCGCGAACTTCCGTCCGGCGATCTGCTATCCGCAACTGACGGCCGCTTCGTCGCTGAAGCCGGAAATCGTCTCGGGCCTCGACATCCTGATCGTGCGCGAACTGAATGGCGACATTTACTTCGGCACGCCGCGCGGCGTGCGCGAGGCGCCGGACGGTCTGTTTGCCGGTGCGAAGGAAGGCTTCGACACGATGCGTTATTCGGAGCCGGAAGTGCGCCGCATTGCGCACGTCGCGTTCCAGGCGGCGCAAAAGCGCAGCAAGAAAGTGACCTCGGTGGACAAGGCCAACGTGCTGGAAACGTCGCAGTTCTGGCGCGACATCATGATCGACGTGTCGAAGGAATACGCGGATGTCGAGCTGTCGCACATGTACGTCGACAACGCCGCCATGCAGCTTGTGAAGGCGCCGAAGTCGTTCGACGTCGTGGTGACCGGCAACCTGTTCGGCGACATCCTCTCGGACCAGGCCGCCATGCTGACGGGTTCGATCGGCATGCTGCCGTCGGCTTCGCTCGACAAGAACAACAAGGGCCTGTACGAGCCGTCGCACGGTTCGGCGCCGGATATCGCCGGCAAGGGCGTGGCCAATCCGCTGGCTACCATCCTGTCCGCCGCGATGATGTTGCGTTTTTCGCTGAACAAGGCCGAGCAGGCTGACCGCATCGAAACGGCGGTGAAGAAGGTGCTCGAGCAAGGCTTGCGCACCGGCGACATCCTCACGCCGGGCTGCCAGCAGGTCGGTACCGTGGCGATGGGCGATGCCGTCGTCGCCGCGCTTTAA
- a CDS encoding succinate dehydrogenase assembly factor 2 → MEQSHQADPLRRARLRWRARRGLLENDLIFERFFGKYEHDLSDADVGALTRLLELSDNDLMDLLLARKEPEGDLADPDVIRVLELLRTA, encoded by the coding sequence ATGGAGCAATCGCATCAAGCCGACCCGCTTCGGCGGGCGCGCCTTCGCTGGCGCGCCCGGCGTGGCCTGCTGGAAAACGATCTGATTTTCGAGCGTTTTTTCGGCAAATACGAGCATGACCTCAGCGACGCCGATGTAGGTGCCCTCACGCGCCTGCTTGAGCTGAGCGATAACGACCTGATGGACTTGCTACTCGCGCGCAAGGAACCGGAAGGCGACCTTGCAGACCCGGATGTGATCCGGGTGCTGGAGCTGCTGCGAACTGCTTGA
- the leuD gene encoding 3-isopropylmalate dehydratase small subunit — protein MDKFIVHTGVVAPLDRENVDTDAIIPKQFLKSIKRTGFGPNAFDEWRYLDHGEPGQDNSKRPLNPDFVLNQPRYKGASVLLARKNFGCGSSREHAPWALQQYGFRAIIAPSFADIFYNNCFKNGLLPIVLTEQQVDHLFNETYAFNGFELTIDLEAQVVRVGAGTEYPFEVAGFRKYCLLNGFDDIGLTLRHADKIRQFEAERLTKQPWLGHRIVG, from the coding sequence ATGGATAAATTCATCGTACATACCGGCGTCGTGGCGCCGTTGGATCGCGAGAACGTCGACACGGACGCGATCATTCCGAAGCAGTTCCTGAAGTCGATCAAGCGCACCGGCTTCGGCCCGAATGCGTTCGACGAATGGCGTTACCTCGACCACGGCGAGCCGGGTCAGGACAACTCGAAGCGTCCGCTGAATCCGGATTTCGTGCTGAACCAGCCGCGCTATAAGGGCGCGTCGGTCCTGCTGGCGCGCAAGAACTTCGGCTGCGGCAGCTCGCGTGAGCACGCGCCGTGGGCGCTGCAGCAATACGGCTTCCGCGCCATCATTGCGCCGAGCTTCGCGGACATCTTCTACAACAACTGCTTCAAGAACGGCCTGCTGCCGATCGTGCTGACCGAGCAACAGGTCGATCATCTGTTCAACGAGACCTACGCGTTCAACGGCTTCGAGCTGACCATCGATCTCGAGGCGCAAGTCGTGCGCGTCGGCGCCGGCACGGAGTATCCGTTCGAAGTCGCGGGCTTTCGCAAGTACTGCTTGCTGAACGGTTTCGACGACATCGGCCTCACGCTGCGCCACGCCGACAAGATCCGCCAGTTCGAAGCAGAGCGTCTGACGAAGCAGCCGTGGCTCGGCCACCGCATCGTCGGTTAA
- the leuC gene encoding 3-isopropylmalate dehydratase large subunit, translating to MAQTLYDKLWNTHVVHTEEDGTTILYIDRHLLHEVTSPQAFEGLKLAERPVWRISANLAVSDHNVPTTDRSHGIADPVSKLQVDTLDSNCDSYGITQFKMNDLRQGIVHIIGPEQGATLPGMTIVCGDSHTSTHGAFGALAHGIGTSEVEHVLATQTLLQKKSKNMLVKVEGQLPRGCTAKDIVLAIIGKIGTAGGTGYAIEFGGSTIRALTMEGRMTVCNMAIEAGARAGMVAVDDTTVEYLKGRPFSPEGIEWEHAVEYWKQFKSDDGANFDRVVELNAAEIVPQVTWGTSPEMVTAIDGRVPDPEREKDPVKRDAMERALKYMALEPNLPIESIKPDKIFIGSCTNARIEDLRAAAYVVRKLGRRVAPSIRLAMVVPGSGLVKAQAEREGLDKVFTDAGFEWREPGCSMCLAMNADRLDPGERCASTSNRNFEGRQGAGGRTHLVSPAMAAAAAIEGHFVDIRKLG from the coding sequence ATGGCACAGACTCTCTACGACAAATTGTGGAACACGCACGTGGTCCACACGGAAGAAGACGGTACGACGATTCTTTATATCGACCGTCACCTGCTGCACGAAGTGACGAGCCCGCAGGCGTTCGAAGGCCTGAAGCTGGCTGAGCGTCCGGTGTGGCGTATCAGCGCGAATCTGGCCGTTTCCGACCACAACGTGCCCACCACCGACCGTAGCCATGGCATCGCCGATCCGGTGTCGAAGCTGCAAGTGGACACGCTCGATTCGAACTGCGACTCGTACGGCATCACGCAGTTCAAGATGAACGACCTGCGTCAAGGCATCGTGCACATCATCGGGCCGGAGCAGGGCGCCACGCTGCCGGGCATGACCATCGTCTGCGGCGACTCGCATACGTCCACGCACGGCGCGTTCGGCGCGCTCGCGCACGGCATCGGCACCTCGGAAGTCGAGCACGTGCTGGCCACGCAAACGCTCTTGCAGAAGAAAAGCAAGAACATGCTGGTGAAGGTCGAAGGCCAACTGCCGCGCGGCTGTACCGCGAAAGACATCGTACTCGCCATCATCGGCAAGATCGGCACGGCGGGCGGTACGGGTTATGCCATCGAGTTCGGCGGTTCGACAATCCGCGCGCTCACCATGGAAGGCCGCATGACCGTCTGCAACATGGCGATCGAAGCGGGCGCGCGCGCCGGCATGGTCGCGGTTGACGACACCACCGTCGAATACCTGAAAGGCCGGCCGTTCTCGCCGGAAGGCATCGAGTGGGAGCACGCGGTCGAATACTGGAAGCAGTTCAAGTCGGATGACGGCGCGAATTTCGATCGCGTCGTCGAACTGAACGCTGCGGAAATCGTGCCGCAGGTAACGTGGGGCACGTCGCCGGAAATGGTGACCGCAATTGACGGCCGCGTGCCGGATCCGGAACGCGAAAAAGATCCGGTTAAACGCGACGCCATGGAACGTGCGCTCAAGTACATGGCGCTCGAACCGAATCTGCCCATTGAATCGATCAAGCCGGACAAGATTTTTATCGGCTCGTGCACCAACGCGCGTATCGAAGATCTGCGCGCAGCGGCCTACGTCGTGCGCAAGCTGGGCCGCCGCGTGGCGCCGAGCATCCGTCTCGCGATGGTGGTGCCGGGCTCGGGCCTGGTGAAGGCGCAAGCCGAGCGTGAGGGCCTCGACAAGGTGTTCACCGACGCCGGCTTTGAATGGCGCGAACCGGGCTGCTCCATGTGCCTCGCCATGAACGCCGACCGGCTCGATCCGGGCGAGCGTTGTGCGTCGACTTCGAACCGCAACTTCGAAGGCCGTCAAGGCGCAGGTGGGCGTACCCACCTCGTGAGCCCGGCCATGGCAGCGGCTGCCGCCATCGAAGGTCACTTCGTCGATATTCGCAAGCTCGGCTAA
- the gltA gene encoding citrate synthase, with product MTPSDVKATLSFSDNSPSVEMPIYKGTMGPDVIDIRKLYGQTGKFTYDPGFMSTAACNSAITYIDGDKGELLYRGYPIDDLAQNADFLETCFLLLKGELPNEAQKKEFVDTVTKHTMVHEQMHFFFRGFRRDAHPMAILVAAVGALSAFYHDSLDINNPRHRDVSAIRMIAKLPTLVAMAYKYSIGQPFAYPKNELSYSANFMHMMFSNPCEEYKVNDVLVRALDRILILHADHEQNASTSTVRLAGSSGANPFACIAAGIACLWGPAHGGANEAALNMLEEIGSVDNIPEFIKQVKDKNSGVKLMGFGHRVYKNYDPRAKLMRETCHEVLEELGLHDDPLFKLAMALEKIALEDEYFVSRKLYPNVDFYSGIVQRALGIPTSMFTCIFAMARTVGWIAQWNEMIADPEQKIGRPRQLFVGDTPREAKPISAR from the coding sequence ATGACCCCGTCAGATGTTAAAGCCACGCTATCGTTCAGCGACAACTCGCCGAGCGTTGAAATGCCGATCTACAAGGGCACGATGGGCCCGGACGTGATCGACATCCGCAAACTGTACGGCCAGACCGGCAAGTTCACGTACGACCCGGGCTTTATGTCGACGGCGGCGTGTAACTCGGCTATTACGTACATCGATGGCGACAAGGGCGAGCTGCTGTACCGCGGCTACCCGATCGACGATCTCGCGCAGAACGCGGACTTCCTCGAAACCTGCTTCCTGCTGCTGAAGGGCGAACTGCCGAACGAAGCGCAGAAGAAGGAATTCGTCGACACCGTCACGAAGCACACGATGGTGCACGAGCAGATGCACTTCTTCTTCCGCGGCTTCCGTCGCGACGCGCACCCGATGGCGATTCTGGTGGCTGCAGTCGGCGCGCTGTCGGCGTTCTATCACGACTCGCTGGACATCAATAATCCGCGTCACCGTGACGTGTCGGCCATTCGCATGATCGCGAAGCTGCCGACGCTGGTGGCGATGGCGTACAAGTACAGCATCGGTCAGCCGTTTGCGTACCCGAAGAACGAACTGTCGTACAGCGCGAACTTCATGCACATGATGTTCTCGAACCCGTGCGAAGAGTACAAGGTCAACGACGTGCTGGTGCGCGCGCTGGACCGTATCCTGATCCTGCACGCGGACCACGAACAGAACGCGTCGACTTCGACGGTGCGTCTGGCCGGCTCGTCGGGTGCGAATCCGTTTGCATGTATCGCAGCCGGTATCGCCTGCCTGTGGGGCCCGGCACACGGCGGCGCAAACGAAGCGGCACTGAACATGCTGGAAGAGATCGGCTCGGTCGACAACATCCCTGAGTTCATCAAGCAGGTGAAGGACAAGAACTCGGGCGTGAAGCTGATGGGCTTCGGTCATCGTGTCTACAAGAACTACGACCCGCGTGCGAAGCTGATGCGCGAAACCTGCCACGAAGTGCTGGAAGAGTTGGGCCTGCATGACGACCCGCTGTTCAAGCTGGCCATGGCGCTGGAAAAGATCGCGCTGGAAGACGAGTACTTCGTGTCGCGCAAGCTGTACCCGAACGTCGACTTCTACTCGGGCATCGTGCAGCGCGCGCTGGGCATCCCGACCTCGATGTTCACGTGTATCTTCGCGATGGCGCGTACGGTGGGCTGGATTGCGCAGTGGAACGAAATGATTGCCGATCCGGAACAGAAGATTGGCCGTCCGCGTCAGCTGTTCGTCGGCGATACGCCGCGTGAAGCGAAGCCCATTTCGGCACGCTAA